One window of Pieris napi chromosome 1, ilPieNapi1.2, whole genome shotgun sequence genomic DNA carries:
- the LOC125051175 gene encoding lipoyltransferase 1, mitochondrial isoform X1: MSQSMMRKFVVTNMCVVAQARTSARSLATSSAKPIKEAQVLPPEREITKSVFMSQSTDIYTNLAMEDWMYRNMDFSNHHVMMVWRNEPCVVIGRHQNPWLEANVPFLGDKEIALARRNSGGGTVYHDRGNLNITFFTHRDRYDRKYNLEIIKRALYRSFGIKSLINERQDIIVRDKYKISGTAAKLSRLTAYHHCTLLVNANKADLSKALAKREHGIQTSATPSTPSPVVNLADLDNRVTVESLQTAIGYEYLRTPALHIEDAGERHISQQRGFQFVNPTEDWYPGIAELRKELTTWEWCYGRTPEFTVSRSFPVPPELLSSKLYSASQELIISMTVEKGLINDVTLNIPPGLIESGFHGEASVITHLKGKRFTSEALAALENAMLTRHLSGDVRKLDDKEQFVAKCFDQVVNTV, encoded by the exons ATGTCTCAATCAATGATGAGGAAGTTTGTTGTTACTAACATGTGTGTTGTTGCACAAGCACGCACAAGTGCAAGAAGCCTGGCTACAAGTTCAGCCAAACCAATAAAAGAGGCTCAGGTATTACCACCGGAGAGGGAAATCACAAAGTCTGTGTTTATGTCACAATCAACAGACATCTACACAAATCTAGCAATGGAAGATTGGATGTACCGTAACATGGATTTTTCAAATCACCATGTTATGATGGTGTGGCGGAATGAGCCCTGTGTTGTTATTGGAAGACACCAAAACCCCTGGCTTGAGGCAAATGTTCCTTTCTTAGGTGATAAGGAAATTGCTCTCGCTCGACGTAATAGTGGTGGAGGCACAGTGTATCATGACCGAGGAAACCTTAACATAACATTCTTTACCCATAGAGACAGATATGatagaaaatataacttaGAAATTATCAAGAGGGCCTTGTATAGAAGCTTTGGAATAAAATCTCTTATCAACGAGAGACAAGACATTATAGTTAGGGACAAATACAAA ATATCGGGAACCGCTGCTAAGCTAAGCCGTTTAACAGCGTACCATCACTGCACACTTCTAGTCAACGCCAACAAGGCAGATCTCAGCAAAGCACTTGCTAAACGAGAG caTGGCATACAGACATCAGCGACGCCGTCAACGCCGTCTCCTGTCGTAAATCTGGCCGATCTGGACAATAGGGTAACCGTGGAAAGCCTACAGACGGCCATCGGCTACGAGTACCTTCGCACACCGGCGCTTCATATCGAAGATGCCGGCGAGAGGCATATATCGCAACAGAGGGGTTTCCAATTCGTTAACCCCACTGAAGATTGGTATCCAG GTATTGCAGAATTAAGAAAGGAATTGACGACATGGGAATGGTGCTATGGCAGAACACCAGAGTTCACCGTTAGCCGCTCCTTCCCCGTGCCACCGGAACTTCTCTCGTCCAAACTCTATTCCGCCTCTCAAGAGTTGATCATCTCCATGACTGTGGAGAAAGGCCTAATTAATGACGTCACGCTGAACATCCCGCCCGGTTTAATAGAGTCCGGCTTCCACGGGGAGGCTTCTGTGATAACTCATCTGAAGGGCAAGCGGTTCACTTCTGAAGCACTTGCGGCTCTCGAAAACGCCATGTTGACACGTCACTTGAGCGGTGACGTCAGAAAGTTGGACGACAAAGAACAATTTGTCGCTAAGTGCTTCGACCAAGTCGTCAACACTGTGTAA
- the LOC125051185 gene encoding cytochrome b-c1 complex subunit 7-like, whose protein sequence is MALRTTKVLYNNSLRKWCYNLAGFNKYGLLRDDCLHETEEVTEALRRLPQHVVDERNYRLVRAVQLSVTKTILPKEEWTKFEEDKLYLTPIVDQVKKEKQERENWEKNN, encoded by the exons ATGGCTCTGCGTACAacaaaggttttatataaca ACAGCCTGAGgaagtggtgctacaacctcgcgggatttaataaatatg GGTTACTAAGGGACGATTGCCTTCACGAAACTGAAGAAGTTACTGAGGCACTTCGCCGTTTACCTCAACATGTAGTTGATGAACGCAATTATCGTTTAGTTAGAGCTGTCCAATTGTCCGttactaaaacaattttaccaAAGGAGGAGTGGACAAAATTTGAAGAGGACAAACTCTATCTTACACCAATTGTTGACCAAGTCAAAAAGGAAAAGCAAGAACGTGAAAACtgggaaaaaaataattaa
- the LOC125051161 gene encoding sorting nexin-17 isoform X1, protein MHFSIPDLQQFRDDNGLTYTGFNIHIDGFYHCTARFKQMLSLHEQLQSQYSYFKLPQFPPKKFFLTSSQLEERRILLEKYIQLIGQNPVLANSGILMTFLLTAQQESHNVKVHVVDIEISLMNGYRIPLSVSSTDTSSTVLDIACNYVNLPKDLTKYFSLFLFNWSCAKDGQPSFKKLEDFESPYISQKYVRPEDKIVLRKSYWDPCYDMDLVQDRVSIDLLYLQIIEDIDLGWITADSETKVMLSSLESKKQKREYIELARSLRHYGRIPAGEGLTEAVNIGDMGGALINVRVSLACKELSLTSVTHPSHEQRYKVTRMRCWRITTLHSLDHSHNGSLLEEPTKNFELSFEYLISKDNLIWVTLKTENAIFISVCLQSIVDELMRQKNGEGPISPRCKRASLTYLRRDGSSQLITPSSSSDTLSSINGDSCTSGSSREIFSVQKLTEKFASVAFKTGKDCVENNAFEAIGDEEL, encoded by the exons atgcatttttctATTCCGGACTTACAACAATTTCGAGACGACAATGGACTTACTTACACG GGCTTCAACATACATATTGATGGATTTTACCACTGCACAGCTCGCTTTAAGCAGATGCTTAGTCTACACGAGCAATTACAGTCACAATACTCTTACTTTAAATTGCCACAGTTTCCtccaaaaaagttttttcttacTAGTTCACAATTAGAAGAACGCAGAATTCTTTTAGAGAAATATATCCAACTGA TTGGACAAAATCCAGTTTTGGCTAATTCAGGAATATTAATGACATTCCTTTTAACTGCTCAACAAGAATCACATAATGTCAAAGTTCACGTTGTTGATATAGAGATCTCTTTGATGAATGGATATAGAATACCACTATCAGTATCTTCAACTGACACATCAAGTACTGTTTTAGATATTGCATGTAATTATGTGAATCTCCCAAAAGATTTGACAAAATACTTTTCACTGTTTCTATTTAACTGGAGTTGTGCAAAAGATGGACAGCCAAGTTTTAAGAAATTGGAAGATTTTGAATCACCATATATTTCCCAGAAATATGTTAGACCTGAAGATAAAATTGTGTTAAGAAAAAG TTATTGGGATCCTTGTTATGATATGGACCTAGTTCAAGACAGGGTTTCAATAGATTTGCTGTATCTTCAAATTATAGAAGACATTGATTTAGGGTGGATAACTGCTGATTCTGAGACTAAAGTCATGCTTTCATCACTTGaatcaaaaaaacaaaagagagag taCATTGAGTTGGCTAGAAGTTTAAGGCATTATGGCCGAATACCAGCTGGAGAGGGCTTAACAGAAGCAGTAAATATTGGTGACATGGGTGGTGCTTTAATAAATGTACGAGTGTCTTTAGCATGCAAGGAATTATCACTCACAAGTGTAACACATCCAAGCCATGAACAGAGATATAAAGTAACACGAATGCGTTGTTGGCGTATCACAACTTTACATTCG ctGGACCATTCACATAATGGATCTTTACTAGAAGAACCAACAAAAAACTTTGAGCTTTCATTTGAATATCTTATAAGCAAGGATAATCTCATTTGGGTAACATTGAAGACTGAAAATGCAATTTTTATCAGTGTATGTTTACAG TCAATAGTCGATGAGTTGATGCGTCAAAAGAACGGTGAGGGTCCTATATCCCCACGCTGTAAACGGGCAAGTCTCACCTACTTACGTCGAGATGGATCCAGTCAACTTATAACACCTTCATCATCTAGCGATACACTTAGTTCTATA AATGGAGACTCTTGCACTTCGGGAAGTTCTCGTGAAATATTCTCAGTTCAAAAGTTAACAGAGAAATTTGCCTCAGTCGCGTTCAAAACTGGCAAGGACTGTGTGGAAAATAATGCTTTTGAAGCTATAGGTGATGAagaattgtaa
- the LOC125051175 gene encoding lipoyltransferase 1, mitochondrial isoform X2 yields MMVWRNEPCVVIGRHQNPWLEANVPFLGDKEIALARRNSGGGTVYHDRGNLNITFFTHRDRYDRKYNLEIIKRALYRSFGIKSLINERQDIIVRDKYKISGTAAKLSRLTAYHHCTLLVNANKADLSKALAKRETSATPSTPSPVVNLADLDNRVTVESLQTAIGYEYLRTPALHIEDAGERHISQQRGFQFVNPTEDWYPGIAELRKELTTWEWCYGRTPEFTVSRSFPVPPELLSSKLYSASQELIISMTVEKGLINDVTLNIPPGLIESGFHGEASVITHLKGKRFTSEALAALENAMLTRHLSGDVRKLDDKEQFVAKCFDQVVNTV; encoded by the exons ATGATGGTGTGGCGGAATGAGCCCTGTGTTGTTATTGGAAGACACCAAAACCCCTGGCTTGAGGCAAATGTTCCTTTCTTAGGTGATAAGGAAATTGCTCTCGCTCGACGTAATAGTGGTGGAGGCACAGTGTATCATGACCGAGGAAACCTTAACATAACATTCTTTACCCATAGAGACAGATATGatagaaaatataacttaGAAATTATCAAGAGGGCCTTGTATAGAAGCTTTGGAATAAAATCTCTTATCAACGAGAGACAAGACATTATAGTTAGGGACAAATACAAA ATATCGGGAACCGCTGCTAAGCTAAGCCGTTTAACAGCGTACCATCACTGCACACTTCTAGTCAACGCCAACAAGGCAGATCTCAGCAAAGCACTTGCTAAACGAGAG ACATCAGCGACGCCGTCAACGCCGTCTCCTGTCGTAAATCTGGCCGATCTGGACAATAGGGTAACCGTGGAAAGCCTACAGACGGCCATCGGCTACGAGTACCTTCGCACACCGGCGCTTCATATCGAAGATGCCGGCGAGAGGCATATATCGCAACAGAGGGGTTTCCAATTCGTTAACCCCACTGAAGATTGGTATCCAG GTATTGCAGAATTAAGAAAGGAATTGACGACATGGGAATGGTGCTATGGCAGAACACCAGAGTTCACCGTTAGCCGCTCCTTCCCCGTGCCACCGGAACTTCTCTCGTCCAAACTCTATTCCGCCTCTCAAGAGTTGATCATCTCCATGACTGTGGAGAAAGGCCTAATTAATGACGTCACGCTGAACATCCCGCCCGGTTTAATAGAGTCCGGCTTCCACGGGGAGGCTTCTGTGATAACTCATCTGAAGGGCAAGCGGTTCACTTCTGAAGCACTTGCGGCTCTCGAAAACGCCATGTTGACACGTCACTTGAGCGGTGACGTCAGAAAGTTGGACGACAAAGAACAATTTGTCGCTAAGTGCTTCGACCAAGTCGTCAACACTGTGTAA
- the LOC125051161 gene encoding sorting nexin-17 isoform X2, with product MHFSIPDLQQFRDDNGLTYTGFNIHIDGFYHCTARFKQMLSLHEQLQSQYSYFKLPQFPPKKFFLTSSQLEERRILLEKYIQLIGQNPVLANSGILMTFLLTAQQESHNVKVHVVDIEISLMNGYRIPLSVSSTDTSSTVLDIACNYVNLPKDLTKYFSLFLFNWSCAKDGQPSFKKLEDFESPYISQKYVRPEDKIVLRKSYWDPCYDMDLVQDRVSIDLLYLQIIEDIDLGWITADSETKVMLSSLESKKQKREYIELARSLRHYGRIPAGEGLTEAVNIGDMGGALINVRVSLACKELSLTSVTHPSHEQRYKVTRMRCWRITTLHSSIVDELMRQKNGEGPISPRCKRASLTYLRRDGSSQLITPSSSSDTLSSINGDSCTSGSSREIFSVQKLTEKFASVAFKTGKDCVENNAFEAIGDEEL from the exons atgcatttttctATTCCGGACTTACAACAATTTCGAGACGACAATGGACTTACTTACACG GGCTTCAACATACATATTGATGGATTTTACCACTGCACAGCTCGCTTTAAGCAGATGCTTAGTCTACACGAGCAATTACAGTCACAATACTCTTACTTTAAATTGCCACAGTTTCCtccaaaaaagttttttcttacTAGTTCACAATTAGAAGAACGCAGAATTCTTTTAGAGAAATATATCCAACTGA TTGGACAAAATCCAGTTTTGGCTAATTCAGGAATATTAATGACATTCCTTTTAACTGCTCAACAAGAATCACATAATGTCAAAGTTCACGTTGTTGATATAGAGATCTCTTTGATGAATGGATATAGAATACCACTATCAGTATCTTCAACTGACACATCAAGTACTGTTTTAGATATTGCATGTAATTATGTGAATCTCCCAAAAGATTTGACAAAATACTTTTCACTGTTTCTATTTAACTGGAGTTGTGCAAAAGATGGACAGCCAAGTTTTAAGAAATTGGAAGATTTTGAATCACCATATATTTCCCAGAAATATGTTAGACCTGAAGATAAAATTGTGTTAAGAAAAAG TTATTGGGATCCTTGTTATGATATGGACCTAGTTCAAGACAGGGTTTCAATAGATTTGCTGTATCTTCAAATTATAGAAGACATTGATTTAGGGTGGATAACTGCTGATTCTGAGACTAAAGTCATGCTTTCATCACTTGaatcaaaaaaacaaaagagagag taCATTGAGTTGGCTAGAAGTTTAAGGCATTATGGCCGAATACCAGCTGGAGAGGGCTTAACAGAAGCAGTAAATATTGGTGACATGGGTGGTGCTTTAATAAATGTACGAGTGTCTTTAGCATGCAAGGAATTATCACTCACAAGTGTAACACATCCAAGCCATGAACAGAGATATAAAGTAACACGAATGCGTTGTTGGCGTATCACAACTTTACATTCG TCAATAGTCGATGAGTTGATGCGTCAAAAGAACGGTGAGGGTCCTATATCCCCACGCTGTAAACGGGCAAGTCTCACCTACTTACGTCGAGATGGATCCAGTCAACTTATAACACCTTCATCATCTAGCGATACACTTAGTTCTATA AATGGAGACTCTTGCACTTCGGGAAGTTCTCGTGAAATATTCTCAGTTCAAAAGTTAACAGAGAAATTTGCCTCAGTCGCGTTCAAAACTGGCAAGGACTGTGTGGAAAATAATGCTTTTGAAGCTATAGGTGATGAagaattgtaa